From Streptomyces sp. SAI-135:
GTTCCCACCGCGGCCGCCGCTGTTGCCACCACGGCTCCCGCCGTTGTTTCCGCTGCTGTTCCTGCCGCTGCTGCTTCGCATCAAAGTTCCGTCTTGTCGTCTGCGTCCTCGGAATCCGGGGCGTCCGGATCGAACGACGGTACGGCCTCCTGGGTCTCGGCCTCGATCGCCTCCGCCTCCGGGAGGAAGGGCGCGAGCTCCGGGAGCTCGTCCAGACCGCGCAGGCCCATCCGCTCCAGGAAGTAGTTCGTCGTCACGTACAGGATCGCACCTGTTTCGGGTTCCGTGCCCGCCTCCGCGACCAGACCCCGCTGGAGCAGGGTGCGCATCACACCGTCGCAGTTCACTCCGCGCACCGCGGAGACCCGGCTGCGGCTGACCGGCTGACGGTAGGCGACCACCGCCAGCGTCTCCAGGGCGGCCTGGGTGAGCCGGGCCTGCTGGCCGTCCAGGACGAAGCGCTCCACGGCCGGGGCGTACGCGGCCCGGGTGTAGAACCGCCATCCGTTCGCGACGTGCCGCAGCTCGAATCCGCGCCCCTGGGCGGCGTACTCGCCCGCCAGCTCCCTGAGCGCCCTGGTGATCTGCCGCTTCGGCCGCTCCAGGATCCTCGACAGGTGCTCCTCGGTCGCGGGCTCGTCCACGACCATCAGGACGGCCTCCAGGGCCGGCTTCAGCTCCAGGTCGGCCACGCCCGGCGGTCCCGCCGGGACCTCGGTGGTGTCCTCGCTCACGCCTTGTCCTCCTTGGGCGGCTCGGGCGGTCGGTCGAACTCGTCGGTCACCATCGGCTCGGCCTCCCCCGCGCCGCCGGTCCACCGCACGAGCAGCTCCCCGAGCGCGGTCTCCTGGTCCAGCGCCACGGCCTTCTCCCGGTACAGCTCCAGCAGCGCGAGGAAGCGGGCCACGACGGTCAGGGTGCCGTCGGCGTCCTCCACCAGCAGGCGGAAGCTGGCCTCACCGAGCTCCCTGAGCCGGGCGACCACGATTCCGGCCTGCTCCTGGACGCTCACCAGGGGCGCGTGGATGTGGTCGACGTACACCTGCGGCTTGGGCTTGGGCTGCATCGCCTTCACGGCGAGCTTGGCGAATCCCTCCGGCCCGATGCTGATGACGACCTCGGGCAGCAGGTCGGCGTGGTGCGGTTCGAGCCCGACGGTACGGGGGTAGCGCCGGGCCTCCTCGTCGAGCCGCCGGTTGAAGATGTCGGCGATCTGCTTGTAGGCGCGGTACTGGAGCAGCCGCGCGAAGAGCAGGTCCCGGGCCTCCAGGAGCGCCAGGTCGGCCTCGTCCTCCACCTGGGCGGCAGGCAGCAGCCGGGCCGCCTTCAGGTCGAGCAGGGTGGCGGCGACGACGAGGAACTCGGTCGTCTCGTCCAGGTCCCAGTCCGGACCCATGGCCCGGATGTACGCCATGAACTCGTCGGTGACCTTGGAGAGCGCGACCTCGGTGACGTCCAGCTTGTGCTTGGAGATGAGCTGGAGGAGGAGGTCGAAGGGGCCCTCGAAGTTGGCGAGCCGAACCTTGAAGCCCCCGTCGGCCTCACCCTCGCGCAAATCCGTGGGGGCGGCCTCGGGCGCCGGACCGATCTCCGGCGCTGGACCGATCCCGGGCGCCGAGCCGATCTCTGGCACTGGACCGATCTCGGGCGCCGAGCCGATCTCGGCCGCCGAGCCGATCTCGGACACTGGACCGGTCCCGGGCTCTGGACGGATCTCCGGCGCCGAGCCGATCCCAGGCACCGGGCCGGCCTCGGAAGGCGTAACCGCCTCAGGCTCCAGCTCGGGTTCAGCCTCCACCACCGGCTCGGGCTCGGGCTCGGGTTCGGCCTCCACCACCGGGTCGGGCTCGGTCCGGGGTTCAGCTTCCACCACCGGCTCGGACCCGGTCCCGGGTTCGGCCTCCACCACCGGCTCGGACCCGGTCCGGGGTTCAGCTTCCACCACCGGCCCGGCCCCCGGCTCGGGGACAGTTTCCGGCTCCGGGACAGCCTCGGGTTCCGGAACAGCTTCCGATTCCGGCGCAGTCTCAGACCCCGCCCCCGCGATCTCCGGCTCATCCGGGACCGGCATCGCCCCTGCCCCCGGTACACCCCGCGGAGCGCCCGGACCCCGGCCCAGCGCACGCCGACGTCCGGCGGAGCCGCCGGGGCCGGGGACGGGGACGGAAGCGTCGTTCGAGGTCATGGCCTCCGCAGGCTACCGCTACCGCCCACGCAGCCGACGGACGAGGATGCTCGCGTCCCCGCGGGACTCCAGATCCGCCAGCACCACGGCGACCGCCTCACGGACGATCCGTCCGCGGTCCACCGCCAGCCCGTGCTCACCCCGGAGCACCAGGCGGGCGTGCTCCAGATCCATGAGCTCCTCGGCCGACACGTACACGGTGATCTTCTCGTCGTGCCGCTCGCGCCCGCTGGGCCGCCTGGCGGGCGACCGGCCGCGCTTGCCGCGCGGCTGCGCGCCGGAGGCCTGGGCAGAACCTTCCTGCGCCTCCTGACGTCGCGCGGAGCGCTCCGCCGCGGCCGCCCGGAGACGGGACTCGCCCGCCTCGGCGGACTCGGCGTCGGCCGCCACGTGCTCGGCCCCGTCACCGTCCCCGCCCTGCGCGGGCACGGACTGCGGCGCGTCCTCGGCTGCGGCCCCGTCGGACTCCCCCGCGGGAGCCGGTACCCGGGCCTCGCCGTTGGCCCCCCGCCGGGGAGTGGACGCCTGGAGCGCCATTCCCCCTGTCGTACGGAACAGTTCGTCGGCCCCCGGCAGACTCACTCGGCGTGACACCGGGCGAGCACCTCCCTGGCGAGCTGGCGATAGGCGGCGGCACCGACGGAGTTGGAGGCGTACGTGGTGATCGGCTCACCGGCGACCGTGGTCTCCGGGAAGCGCACCGTGCGCCCGATGACCGTGTGGTAGACGTGGTCGTCGAACGCCTCGACCACCCGGGCCAGGACCTCACGGCTGTGGACCGTGCGCGAGTCGTACATCGTGGCGAGGATCCCGTCGAGCTCCAGCTCCGGGTTGAGCCGCTCCTGGACCTTCTCGATGGTCTCCGTCAGCAGTGCGACACCACGCAGCGCGAAGAACTCGCACTCCAGAGGCACTATCACCTTGTGCGCGGCCGTCAGGGCGTTGACCGTGAGCAGGCCGAGCGAGGGCTGACAGTCGATCACGATGTAGTCGTAGTCGGCCATGAGCGGCTTCAGGGCGCGCTGCAATGTCGACTCGCGGGCGACCTCGGAGACCAGCTGGACCTCCGCCGCCGACAAGTCGATATTGCTCGGCAGCAGGTCCATGTTGGGGACCGCGGTCTTCAGCAGGACCTCGTCGGCCGCCATGCCCCGCTCCATGAGCAGGTTGTAGACGGTGAGGTCGAGCTCCATCGGGTTGACACCGAGACCCACCGACAGCGCGCCCTGCGGGTCGAAGTCCACGAGCAGCACCCGCCGGCCGTACTCCGCGAGCGCGGCACCCAGGTTGATGGTCGACGTCGTCTTGCCCACGCCGCCCTTCTGGTTGCACATCGCGATGATCTTCGCGGGGCCGTGGTCGGTCAGTGGGCCCGGGATCGGGAAGTACGGCAGCGGGCGTCCGGTCGGGCCCACGCGCTCACGGCGCTGACGGGCGGCGTCGGGCGCGAGCGTGGCCGCGTACTCCGGATCGGGCTCGTACTCGGCGTCGGGGTCGTAGAAGTGCCCCTCGGGCAGTTCGTCGTAGTCGGCGAAGTGGTTGTGGGGCGCGCCACTTCCGTCGCCGGCCATGGCGTTCACGTGATGGCCATCCATGCTCTGGTGTGCTGTCCGCACGGTCTGCGGACGACTCTGGTGGGCTGCGAAGGTGCGCACCGCGACGGAGCCGACAGCCTCGAACCCTGCGGGGCTCTGGGCCCCGGCAGGCATTCCTGGTTGACCACCCCCGGGAGAAAATGTCGACTCATTCACAAGTCGTCTTACCTCCTTGGTGACCAGGAAACTTCTAGACAAGGTCAGCGTGGCACCATGCCGACGGTTGGCGACTCTATGGCGTGTCGGGTGTTCACAGCAACACAATCCGCCGGACCCGGCAGGATGTGTCGGCAATGAAACATCCCGCTGTCAAGGGCGTACGGCAGTCGCACGGCAGGTTTCGCCGGTGTACGAATCGGTTCAAGGGTTACGTTCGACGCGAGTTGACCGAGAGTCGCAAAGTGACCATACACACATGCGGCCGGACCTTGTGGGCAAGGTCCGGCCGCATGTGCCTCGTTGACGCGCCTTGTTGACGTATCGCCTTTACGAAAAGGTGACTTAGCTCTCTGCCGAGGTCAGGGGCTCAGCCGAGCAGCGTCTCGAGCTCGGCGTGCTCCAGTCCGTGGGCTTCGGCGACCTCCCGGTAAACGACCTTGCCGTCATGGGTGTTGAGGCCCTTGGCGAGCGCGGGGTCGCGGCGCAGCGCCTCCACCCAGCCGCGGTTCGCCAGTTCGACGATGTAGGGCAGCGTGGCGTTGGTGAGCGCGTAGGTGGAGGTGTTGGGCACCGCGCCCGGCATGTTGGCGACGCAGTAGAAGACCGAGTCGTGGACCTGGAAGGTCGGCTCGGCGTGCGTGGTCGGGCGGGAGTCCTCGAAGCAGCCGCCCTGGTCGATCGCGATGTCGACAAGGACACTTCCGGGCTTCATCCGGGAGACCAGCTCGTTGGTGACCAGCTTCGGGGCCTTGGCGCCCGGGATGAGCACCGCGCCGATCACGAGGTCGGCGTCCAGGACGGCCTTCTCCAGCTCGAAGGCGTTGGACATGATCGCCCGGACCTTGGTGCCGAAGACCTTGTCGGCCTCGCGCAGCTTGTTGATGTCGCGGTCGAGCAGCGTGACGTGGAAGCCCATGCCGACGGCGATCTGGGTGGCGTTCCAGCCGGAGACACCGCCGCCGATGACGACGGCACGCGCGGGCTGGGTGCCGGGGACGCCGCCGGGCAGCACTCCGCGGCCGCCGACCGAGCGCATCAGGTGGTAGGCGCCGACCTGCGGGGCGAGCCGGCCCGCGACCTCGGACATCGGGGCGAGCAGCGGGAGCGCCCGGGAGGGCAGCTCGACGGTCTCGTAGGCGATCGCGGTGGTGCCCGACTCGATGAGCGCGTCGGTGCACTCCTTGGAGGCGGCCAGGTGCAGGTAGGTGAAGAGCGTCTGGTCCTTGCGCAGGCGGTGGTACTCCTCGGCCACCGGCTCCTTGACCTTCAGCAGCAGGTCGGCCGTGGCCCACACCTCGTCGGCGGTGTCCAGGATCTGCGCGCCCTCGGCGACGTACTCCTCGTCCGGGATCGAGGAGCCGATGCCGGCGCCGCGCTCGATGACGACCTGGTGGCCGTGGCGCACGAGCTCGTGCACACCGGCGGGGGTGATGGCCACCCGGAACTCGTTGTTCTTGACCTCGCGGGGGATGCCGACCTTCACGTGGATCACGGTCCTTGGCTCAGAGTGTGTGGGGCAATACAACACATACCCGGGCATGCGTGAGCACACCAGGAGACACCGCAGGAGAAGGTGCGGCAGAGCCAGTCTAATGAAGGTGTTCCCGCTGTCTAGCCTTTCATTGCATCAATCTTCAGCGGATGTACTGCGGATTTCGCAGGCATCAGCGGCGTGTTTCGGATCCTCGACCTGCTGAGGCCCCGGTTCCTCCCGGGAAAGCTCCTCCCCCAGCAGCCGTTCGGCGGCGCCCCGGTGCAGCTGGGCGGCGGCCGGATCGCCGAGGTGGTCCAGCGTGTCCGCGAGCCGCAGCTGGAGCGCGGCCAGCAGCCGGACGTCCTCGGCGCGGCGCGCCCATTCCACGGCCTCCTGGCAGGTGCGCAGCGACTCCTCGGGGTGTCCGGCGTACTCCTGGACCCGGGCGAGTTCACTCAACGCCCGTGCGTGGGCTGCCACATCGCCGTCCCTGCGGTGTCCGGCGAGCGCGGCCCGCCAGTTCCTGACGGCCTCGCCGTAGTGGCCCGCGCAGGTGTGCGCGGCGGCGATACGGCCGTACAGCCGGGCGGCCTCGGCGCGCTCGCCCCGGGCCAGCCGCTGCGCGAGGGCCCGGCCGAACCAGTCGGCGGCCCGGTCGTAGTCCCCGAGCTCCAGATGCGCGCCGCCTACGGATTCCATCGCGCGCCCGGTCGCGTACGGGTCGTTCGCCTCCCGTCCGGCGTCCAGGGCCGCCCGGTAGCGGGCCAGCGCCTCCCTGGTGCGGCCGGTCCGGGCGTCCAGGTCGGCGAGGTTCAGCAGGGCGGCGGCCTTCTCGCGGGGCAGGGCGCGCCGCTCGGCCACGTCCAGGACGAGTCCGTGCAGGACGTAGAGGTCGGGGGCGGCGGCCTGCATGCCGAAGTGGGCCACCATGGCACGCACGAGCTGCGACATCAGACGCCGGGCCAGGGTGTCCAGCTCCCCGTCGGCGACGGCGAGGCGGGCCGCGGCGAGCAGGGCCGGCCTGCGGATGCGCAGCCAGTCCTCGGCGGCCCGGGGGCTGGGGAAGCGCACCGATGGGGGCATGCCCTGGAGCTTCTCGCGGGCGTCGGGGCTGTCGGTCTCGGTGATCGCGCGGGACGACTGGAGCAGTCGTACGGTCCGCTCCAGCATGCGGGCGCGGGCCAGCCGGAGCTCGGCGGGGCGGTCCTGGGTGTCGGCGAGGGACTTGAGCAGGGGGTACAGGCAGCCGGGGACCTCGTACTGCGGCAGCGGTGAGTCCACGGCGTGCAGCAGCCCGAGCGCCACGAAGTCGTCCAGGGCGGACCGGGCGTCGGCCACAGAGCAGCCGGCGAGCGCGGAGGCGGTGTGCGGGTCGAGGAGGCCGGCCGGGGCGAGGGAGAGAAGGCGCAGGGTCCGGGCGGCTGCGGCGGGCAGGGACGCGTGGACGAGTGTGAAGACGCGGCTGAGCGGACTCCTCTCGTCACTCTCCGCATGCAGTTGCTTGGCCAGATCGGCCACGGCCGCCTTGGGCCGGGCGGCGAGCCAGCCCCCGGCCAGCGTCAGCGCGGCGGGGTGGCCCTGGCACTCCTCGACGAGCCCCTCGGCGGCACGGGGGTCCACGGTGACGCGGACCGACCCGGTGTGCCGGGACAGCAGCTCCAGCGCGGACTTGGTGTCGAGACCGCCGAGGGTGCACGGACGGACGTCCGCGATCCCGGTCAGCGGCCCTCCCGACACGGCCACGACCAGGCACTCCGGGGCATCCGGAAGCAGGGCGTCCACCTGTTCCGCGGACACCGCGTCATCGAGCAGGACCAGCGCGCGCCGGCCCGCGAGGGCCTCGCGCAGCACCGCGGTGAGATCGTCCTCTGCGGCTCCGGCGGGTGCCTGTACGTCGAGCGCGGCGAGCAGTTCCCGGGCCGCGGTCCCGACGGGTACGGGGGTGCCGTCGGGCTCGCTCAGCCGGACGCGCAGCACCCCGTCGTCGTAACGGTCAGCGACCACCCGCACGAGTTCCTCGGCGAGCGCGGTACGGCCCGACCCGGGGCGTCCCGCGATGAGCAGCACGCGCGCGCGGGGCGCCTTGCGGCCGGCGAGCGTGTCGAGTCCCGCGCGCTCGATGTCGGCGCACAGCTCCTTCAACTCCCGCGTCCGACCCAGGAATCGGCCCTCGCCGGACAACCGTGTGCCGTCTGCGTCCACCGCCTGATCCGTCACGGGCCACACTCCCGTCCCACCGCACGCGCAAAGCCCGCCGGTGACCCCGGTTCGGGCACCAAAAGCCTAGTTCACGCTCTGCAACGTTCCTGGCGGAGCGCGGCGGTGGGGGCCGGAGAGTCCCCTGATCGGATCAACGGTTCATAGGATCACCGGTCTCGGCAGTACCGGTGGTCAGGGGCGCGGGGCTGTATCGATTTGCGGCTACCGCCGCGTGGGCGCGACAAGCCACGACGCACCGGCACCCCGCAACGAAGCAGCTACGACAACGGCGCGTCCGAAAGAACCGTCACGCCTCAAACGGCCGCGCAGGCCACTCCGCCTCAGCCGCCCGCAACCCGTCCAAGGCGCCGGAGGCCCGCGCCGCGACCAACGACAACACACCCACGACGAGGCAGTTGTTGTGCAACTCCCCGGCCAGAACCCCCCGCACCAGCTCGCCGACCGGCACGCGCGCGTACTCCAGGTCGATCTCCTCGTGCTCGACCTCGAAGCGCTCGCCCTCCGCCTCGGACAGCCCCCGCGCCAGGAAGATCCGGATCGCCTCGTCGCAGCCGCCCGGCGAGGTGTAGACGTCCGTCAGCACCCGCCAGTCCTCCGCCTTGACGTGCGCCTCCTCGTACAGCTCCCGCTGGGCCGCGTGCAGCGGGTTCTCACCCGGCACGTCCAGCAGTCCCGCCGGGATCTCCCACAGCTTCTGCCGTACGGGATGCCGGTACTGGCGGATGAGCAGGACCCGGTCCTCGTCGTCGAGGGCGAGGACGGCCACCGAACCCGGGTGGACCTGGTAGTCGCGGCCGACCACCGTCCCGTCGGGCATGACCACCTCGTCCGTGCGGACGGAGGTCTTGTTGCCCACGAAGGGGGTCTTCGTGGCCCGGATCTCCCACTCCTCCGGAGCGTCCTTGATCGTCATGCCCTGTCCTTCCCCACCTGCGCAAAAGAGGCCGGGACGCCCGCCCTTTGAATGCGTGCGCCCCGGCCACCGTACAACTGTCGTGCTACTTGGAACTCTGCCGCTCGACCGCGGCCTTCACCAGGCCGGCGAACAGCGGGTGCGGCCTGGTCGGACGCGAGCGCAGCTCGGGGTGGGCCTGAGTGGCGACCAGATACGGGTGGACGTCGCGCGGGTACTCGACGTACTCGACGAGCTTGCCGTCCGGCGAGGTCCCGGAAAACAGGATGCCCGCCTTCTTTTCGAGCTCCGCGCGGTAGGCGTTGTTCACCTCGTACCGGTGACGGTGGCGCTCCTCGACGTACTCCTTGCCGTCGTAGACCTCACGGACGATGGAGCCCTCGGCGAGCTTGGCGGGATACATGCCGAGCCGCATGGTGCCGCCCATGTCGCCCTCGCCGGCGACGATGTCGAGCTGCTCCGCCATGGTGGAGATGACCGGGTGGCCGGTGGCCGCGTCGAACTCGGTGGAGTTGGCGTCCGGGATGTCGGCGAGGTTGCGCGCGGCCTCGATCACGATGCACTGGAGACCGAGGCAGAGGCCCAGCAGCGGGACCTTGTTCTCGCGGGCGTACTGGATCGCGCCGACCTTGCCGAGCACACCGCGGTCGCCGAAACCGCCGGGGATGCAGATGCCGTCGACGTCACCGAGCTGCGCGGCGGCGCCGGCCGGGGTCTTGCAGTCGTCGGAGGTGACCCACTTGATCTTCACGCGGGCCTTGTTGGCGAAGCCGCCCGCACGCAGCGCCTCGGTGACCGAGAGGTAGGCGTCGGGCAGGTCGATGTACTTGCCGACCAGGGCGAGGGTGATCTCGTGGTCGGGGTTGTGGACGCGGTCGAGCAGGTCGTCCCAGGTCGTCCAGTCCACGTCCCGGAACGGCAGGTCCAGCTTGCGGACGACATAGGCGTCCAGGCCCTCGCCGTGCACGGTCTTCGGGATGTCGTAGATCGAGCGGGCGTCGGGGCAGGCGACCACGGCGGCCTCGTCGACGTCGCACATCAGCGAGATCTTGCGCTTGATCGCGGTCGGCACCTCGCGGTCGCAGCGCAGCACGATCGCGTCCGGCTGAATACCGATGTTGCGCAGGGCCGCAACCGAGTGCTGGGTCGGCTTCGTCTTCAGCTCTCCCGACGGGCCGATGTACGGCAGGAGGGAAATGTGGACGACAAAGACGTTGTCACGGCCGACCTCGTGCCGGACCTGGCGGACCGTCTCCAGGAACGGCAGCGACTCGATGTCGCCGACGGTCCCGCCGACCTCGGTGATGACGACGTCGACCTCGTCGGTCGCCATGCGCCGGATGCGGTGCTTGATCTCGTTGGTGATGTGCGGGATGACCTGGACGGTGTCGCCCAGGTACTCGCCGCGCCGCTCCTTGGCGATCACCGTGTTGTACACCTGGCCGGTGGTGACGTTGGCGGAGCCGTCGAGGTCACGGTCGAGGAAGCGCTCGTAGTGGCCGATGTCCAGGTCGGTCTCGGCGCCGTCGTTGGTGACGAACACCTCGCCGTGCTGGAAGGGGTTCATCGTGCCCGGGTCGACGTTGAGGTACGGGTCGAGCTTCTGCATCACGACGCGCAGGCCCCGCGCCTTGAGCAGCATGCCGAGGCTGGAGGCGGTCAGCCCCTTGCCGAGCGAGGAGGCGACACCCCCAGTGACGAAGATGTGCTTGGTCGTCGTGGCTGTGCTGTTTCGAAAAGCAGCGGTCATGGCCAAGAGGGGGCTCCCGTGGTCGCGATCTTGAGGTGCGGTTCGGGGGTCAGGCGCCCACCGGTCCACGGGCTACCAGGGTATCAGCGCCTCGGGGAGATGGCTTCCGGCCACGCTCCGCACACACGCCGACACGGACCAGCACGAAGACACCCGTTTCTCACCCGTTGCTCACCCGTTCGGCCCAGCCGCGTTGCCCGGAGCGGCACACAGATCATCTACGTGCGTCGTATCCTGCTCGGACACTCACTGCCGAGCCCGGCCGGAAACACGGGACCACCCCCACCCGTAGGCCCCGGAACAACGAGAGCTCGTCAGTTCGTTGAGCAGCAGTTGTCGTTTTGCCTCACAGCGGCAGGACTGTTTTGCTTCACCGCTCAACGACGCATTACAACGACCCCCTTGACCGCACCAAGCGACAGCCCCCTTTTCCTTGAGGGGGTGACGTGGCCGTTCGACTGGAGTTGCACGTGGCCGGGCGCATCGAAGACTACGCACTCATCGGAGACATGCAGACCGCAGCCC
This genomic window contains:
- the scpB gene encoding SMC-Scp complex subunit ScpB — its product is MSEDTTEVPAGPPGVADLELKPALEAVLMVVDEPATEEHLSRILERPKRQITRALRELAGEYAAQGRGFELRHVANGWRFYTRAAYAPAVERFVLDGQQARLTQAALETLAVVAYRQPVSRSRVSAVRGVNCDGVMRTLLQRGLVAEAGTEPETGAILYVTTNYFLERMGLRGLDELPELAPFLPEAEAIEAETQEAVPSFDPDAPDSEDADDKTEL
- a CDS encoding segregation/condensation protein A, whose protein sequence is MGPAPEAAPTDLREGEADGGFKVRLANFEGPFDLLLQLISKHKLDVTEVALSKVTDEFMAYIRAMGPDWDLDETTEFLVVAATLLDLKAARLLPAAQVEDEADLALLEARDLLFARLLQYRAYKQIADIFNRRLDEEARRYPRTVGLEPHHADLLPEVVISIGPEGFAKLAVKAMQPKPKPQVYVDHIHAPLVSVQEQAGIVVARLRELGEASFRLLVEDADGTLTVVARFLALLELYREKAVALDQETALGELLVRWTGGAGEAEPMVTDEFDRPPEPPKEDKA
- a CDS encoding ParA family protein; this translates as MPAGAQSPAGFEAVGSVAVRTFAAHQSRPQTVRTAHQSMDGHHVNAMAGDGSGAPHNHFADYDELPEGHFYDPDAEYEPDPEYAATLAPDAARQRRERVGPTGRPLPYFPIPGPLTDHGPAKIIAMCNQKGGVGKTTSTINLGAALAEYGRRVLLVDFDPQGALSVGLGVNPMELDLTVYNLLMERGMAADEVLLKTAVPNMDLLPSNIDLSAAEVQLVSEVARESTLQRALKPLMADYDYIVIDCQPSLGLLTVNALTAAHKVIVPLECEFFALRGVALLTETIEKVQERLNPELELDGILATMYDSRTVHSREVLARVVEAFDDHVYHTVIGRTVRFPETTVAGEPITTYASNSVGAAAYRQLAREVLARCHAE
- the ald gene encoding alanine dehydrogenase, whose protein sequence is MKVGIPREVKNNEFRVAITPAGVHELVRHGHQVVIERGAGIGSSIPDEEYVAEGAQILDTADEVWATADLLLKVKEPVAEEYHRLRKDQTLFTYLHLAASKECTDALIESGTTAIAYETVELPSRALPLLAPMSEVAGRLAPQVGAYHLMRSVGGRGVLPGGVPGTQPARAVVIGGGVSGWNATQIAVGMGFHVTLLDRDINKLREADKVFGTKVRAIMSNAFELEKAVLDADLVIGAVLIPGAKAPKLVTNELVSRMKPGSVLVDIAIDQGGCFEDSRPTTHAEPTFQVHDSVFYCVANMPGAVPNTSTYALTNATLPYIVELANRGWVEALRRDPALAKGLNTHDGKVVYREVAEAHGLEHAELETLLG
- a CDS encoding tetratricopeptide repeat protein codes for the protein MTDQAVDADGTRLSGEGRFLGRTRELKELCADIERAGLDTLAGRKAPRARVLLIAGRPGSGRTALAEELVRVVADRYDDGVLRVRLSEPDGTPVPVGTAARELLAALDVQAPAGAAEDDLTAVLREALAGRRALVLLDDAVSAEQVDALLPDAPECLVVAVSGGPLTGIADVRPCTLGGLDTKSALELLSRHTGSVRVTVDPRAAEGLVEECQGHPAALTLAGGWLAARPKAAVADLAKQLHAESDERSPLSRVFTLVHASLPAAAARTLRLLSLAPAGLLDPHTASALAGCSVADARSALDDFVALGLLHAVDSPLPQYEVPGCLYPLLKSLADTQDRPAELRLARARMLERTVRLLQSSRAITETDSPDAREKLQGMPPSVRFPSPRAAEDWLRIRRPALLAAARLAVADGELDTLARRLMSQLVRAMVAHFGMQAAAPDLYVLHGLVLDVAERRALPREKAAALLNLADLDARTGRTREALARYRAALDAGREANDPYATGRAMESVGGAHLELGDYDRAADWFGRALAQRLARGERAEAARLYGRIAAAHTCAGHYGEAVRNWRAALAGHRRDGDVAAHARALSELARVQEYAGHPEESLRTCQEAVEWARRAEDVRLLAALQLRLADTLDHLGDPAAAQLHRGAAERLLGEELSREEPGPQQVEDPKHAADACEIRSTSAED
- a CDS encoding NUDIX hydrolase, producing the protein MTIKDAPEEWEIRATKTPFVGNKTSVRTDEVVMPDGTVVGRDYQVHPGSVAVLALDDEDRVLLIRQYRHPVRQKLWEIPAGLLDVPGENPLHAAQRELYEEAHVKAEDWRVLTDVYTSPGGCDEAIRIFLARGLSEAEGERFEVEHEEIDLEYARVPVGELVRGVLAGELHNNCLVVGVLSLVAARASGALDGLRAAEAEWPARPFEA
- a CDS encoding CTP synthase; its protein translation is MTAAFRNSTATTTKHIFVTGGVASSLGKGLTASSLGMLLKARGLRVVMQKLDPYLNVDPGTMNPFQHGEVFVTNDGAETDLDIGHYERFLDRDLDGSANVTTGQVYNTVIAKERRGEYLGDTVQVIPHITNEIKHRIRRMATDEVDVVITEVGGTVGDIESLPFLETVRQVRHEVGRDNVFVVHISLLPYIGPSGELKTKPTQHSVAALRNIGIQPDAIVLRCDREVPTAIKRKISLMCDVDEAAVVACPDARSIYDIPKTVHGEGLDAYVVRKLDLPFRDVDWTTWDDLLDRVHNPDHEITLALVGKYIDLPDAYLSVTEALRAGGFANKARVKIKWVTSDDCKTPAGAAAQLGDVDGICIPGGFGDRGVLGKVGAIQYARENKVPLLGLCLGLQCIVIEAARNLADIPDANSTEFDAATGHPVISTMAEQLDIVAGEGDMGGTMRLGMYPAKLAEGSIVREVYDGKEYVEERHRHRYEVNNAYRAELEKKAGILFSGTSPDGKLVEYVEYPRDVHPYLVATQAHPELRSRPTRPHPLFAGLVKAAVERQSSK